The Rhineura floridana isolate rRhiFlo1 chromosome 14, rRhiFlo1.hap2, whole genome shotgun sequence genomic sequence GTCATTTCAACAAAGGAAAAATGCAGTGTCAAGAAGAGGAGAGCAGCAGGGGGGGAAAAAAGATTCAATCCAGTGTGCCTGCTTGAGAAACGAGACATTGAGAAACAACAATTTTAACATGCAGATTTTATAGACGTTACTTgttcagaaaataaaaataatctccTGCTCGTCCTACGACGGAGCAAAACGCTAGGCCGTCTccgtgttgggtttggatggaAGAGCAGCATTGCCAGCTCAAGATGGCCACGGAAGCTGGCTCAGAACGAGAGATCCACGAATACTGAACACAGTCTTTCTCTTCGAACCCTGCCCCTGATCATAGCCTCCGTGCCTTTCGAGGCCGGCAGCCATTGTGGGGGATCGGGGTGTTGTCTGTGATGGAGATCACCTCCAAACCACCCATGGTCAGTCCTTTGATAGCCGCCTGAAAGAGACATAGAGACAagaaggtttttttctctctccagatGACGCAACTTTTAGCTTTCTGCATGGGAAGACAGGGAGGTGACTTACACTGAGCCGGACCATTGGACTGTCTATTGTCTACACAAAGGCTAGTCGACAATAACTGGCcgtggctctccggggtttcagaaaaaaaaaaagactttccaAACCCTACCTgggaatgccagggactgaacccaaCACCTTCCCTGATCACCCCCGGGGCCGCCCTAGAGTGTCTCCCCCTCGCACCTTCCCTGTGCTGCACTTAGGTTTGAAAACCAAGCAGGAAGCTTTTCTCCCCAAGCTTAATTACAGTGTGGGGGTGGGAGCATTTTAAGGGGTGGCTGCAACTGAAGAGAGAAGGGTTAACCTCCTTGTGTGCTGTGACCCCCCCCCGAAAACCCTATTATGCAATTAGGCTTGAGGGGAAAACCTTTCTATTGGTTCCAAcagaagcctccccccccccgttgctgCCCTTGCAAAAGGTCTAATTATTacggggggagggaagagatctTCCTGGGCAGTGCAGCTAAGGAGGGAAGGATTAGCGGCCAAAGATTTCAGGCAGAAGCGAGACTTTAAATCTGGAGATTCTTGCTTTACCGCAGCTCAGCCTCATAGCTGCATCGCAACACtatggccacatgcacaccatacgTTTTTTCCATTGCTATTTCATTGTAAACAggcctggcttctcccaaagcatcctgggaactgcagtttgtgaagggcgccgagttaggagactcctattcccctcacagaggtacagttgTCAATGCGGTTTAACAGTCAAGTCCCTCTTCCCGGAGAACACTGAGAAacgtagctctgtgaagggaacaggggtctcctaacaactcccagcacccttcacggACACTtcccagattttttggggggaagccatgactgtttaaaagtggAACAACAGCAGaatatatgtatggtgtgaatgtggcctacatCTCCAGTGGGGACAATTCCTGAACCCTTgatttcccagaattatttatttatttatttattttatttgtaacacgcccttccagcaggagcccagggcggcagacaaagcactaaaacactctaaaacataataaaacagatcttaaaatacattaaaacaaaacagcattaaaaacatttttttaaaaaaaattatatcctgccgttcctcccagcaggagcccagggcggaatcTATACATACAAGTGAGCACAGGCAAATTTTAGGCAAACTTGCATCTTGGGACTCTGCCCTGAATCATTTAAGTTCTTAGCAACACCCCCAACTCCACCACCTTAGTGGTCATCTTCATCTGAAACAAAGGCCAACTACATTTGCTAATCTTTGCCTTCTCCCACTTATCCCCGCTTCTCGTTTCATTGTTACCTCCCTCACTGCCAAAACTTAAaagactgtaagctccttggggcagagaACGGTCTTCTTTGACTTTGCTGCTCTTTTGCGTGCTGTGTGCACCGACAGCGTTCTGGATGGATATCAACTAAGCCAGGCCTgcggaacatttggccctctcgatgctgctgaactacaactcccatcagccctagcaagcatggccaaatggCAGGGGTGATGggcactgtagttcagcaacatctggcggggCAAAGGGCCCTCACCCTTGAACCAAGCCCTACTCACAGTAAACCCATTGAGATTAATGGACCCACGCTGaatcatgttcattcatttcaaggggtctactctgagtaggactgatgTTGTATGCAATCCTGGGAAAGGAATTAAGAAGGAACTGCAGGCACTTACCATTCGTCCGGGTCCCAGGCCCTTCACCACAACTCGGATGTGGGACACACCCTTAGCAGAGGCTTTCTTGGGGTGGATAGAGAAAACAAGACATTTTGTACACTTAGCCACAGAGCGTTAATATTGCCCTCCCAACGTTCTAtcccaatgtatttatttattgaatttatagccctccctccctccagaaggaacgcagggcagcaaacataaaaaccaaacaatttaacaaggaggggggaaagcatcttaaagcattctaaaatcacagttaaaacatttcaaatacaattacagataaaaacattctaaaatacagttaaaacattataaaaaacaaCTGGaacaaaaaaggaaatggactgccttcaagttgattctgaatCATGGCGACCctgcgaatagggttttcatggtaagtggtatgcagagggggtttgccattgccttcctctaaggctgagaggcagcgactagcccaaggtcacccagtgagcttcatggctgtgtggggattcgaaccctggtctcccaggtcgtagtccaacaccttaaccactacaccacaactaAAATATTCTAaagacacagttaaaaacattcttcagcCAGTGATCTGAGTTGCCAGGAGAGGTCcgcttcagccatcaaatgcatgggcaaacagaaatgttttcaaattcctcctgaaggtCAAACGTGATggggacagacacacctcactggagagAGGGCAGTCCAGAAACAGGGAGCCATCCCATTTGTTgtagttgttattgttattaaatgcTTCTCAAGCCTCAAACGTCTTCTAAGTGCTGCACATTTAAAGACAGTCCCCACCAGCAGGATCACAATCTCATAGACACGATAcgaaagaaaaaaggaatggggagggaagaggaaagcaaggtGCTCCTTCTCTGGCCAGTAAATAGGGCCAGGCAAGCCTCCCTCTTGCTGtgctatccccccccccattttttttcacCTCATGTTTCGgtcaaaaaaggctcccagagaagCTTAGTAGAAAGACAtttcctgccctcaggcttacaacaaGCGTAAGTGCTTTCCGTGTgcaaggtcccaggatcaatccccagcatctccaagtaggttgGGAAAGAGCCTCAGCCCCAGCTGAAAGTAAAACCGTAGTGAGCTAGACGGGCCAGTGGTCCGCCTTAGcagaacagagatggggaacctctggctggCGAGCCCTTTATGGCCAAGCCACGCACCACCTGTCCTACATCTGACAGGTGCAGGGCAGGTAAAGACGTGGCTGGGCCTAAGGGACTTTGCAGGGCGCTTTTCAAATCCCaacgatcagctgattgtcagtgtGGGCAAAAATGAGTCATCAGGATTGACAGGTTGGTGGCCACGTAGAGGCAGATCTTGTTTAGGGTCAGCACTTTAAGCCCAGGCTCATGcccataataatatttattaaatacaGTTATATTCAACATGCCCCTAGAAAGTGGCTTGTGAGTAGAGATCTCTCAGTAGCAGAAAGGATGAAgggggaaaaggggtggtggaggaAAGAGAGTTAATTTTGATACGGTGTTTGTTGCCTTGATGATCCTTTTGAAGCATGGGAAGCCTAGAACTGAGCAGATCCTGAATGGGTTGGTCAGAtaaagagggaaggagagagctGCCGGATCCGGACTGCAAGAAAGCTGCTCTTTCTTTCAGAGCTGCATAAAACAGAAAATTACAGCAAGTGTGGCTTACCTAATCATCGATGGGGAAGCGACTCgcctttgaggaaaggttacaacactgggggctttttagtttagtttttttaaaaaaggcgacTAAGACATGACAGATATGTGTAAGATTATGCACAATATGGAGATGGTggacagagaagtttttctctctcataatgctagaactgaatgaagctggatgttggaagattcagcaaagataaaagaaagtacttcttcacccgGAGAGTCTGGTCTCCACAGGATggccagtgtggtgcaatggtagagtgtcagactacgacctgggaggccagggttcgaatctccactcagccgagaaactcactgggtgatcttgggccagtcactgcctcttggcctaacatacctcacagggttgttgtgaggataaaatagggagaggAGAACCACGTACatcactttgagctctttggaggaaagggaggacgtacaaataagaaagaaagaaagaaagaaagaaagaaagaaagaaagaaagaaagaataaataaataaataattcagctatggaatatgctcccacaagaggcacaagatggccaccaacttcgctagctttcaaagaggattagacaaattcatggaggataaggctatcaatggctactagccatgatggctatgttctatctctacTGTTGGagacaggatgcctctgaataccagttgctgggaattgcaagtgaggAGAGAATGCTTTTGCACATGGGTGCTGATTTCAGGATTCCCACAGGTgtttggctgaccactgtgagaacagggtgctggataggatgagcttttggcctgatccattagGACTCTTCTATTCAAAGAATCCACAGATGAGGGAATTCTCACTCTGTAGGGTGATGGCCCAGAAACTCTGGAAAGAGCATGGGAACTGCAGAAATGCCAGGGCTGGTTTAAACAAGCCCTAAGTGGTAGTGGGCTGTCCACTACCAGTCATATTGTGTTAAATGGAGATGACcattctgggagtaaaggaaggCCACAGGGCATGAATTAAGAGGCAGAGAGAGCGAGAGTGAGAGAGCGCAGGTTGCAGACTAGCGTAAGAGAGCTCGCTACatttagaaaatggaaatgttcAGTTCTAGGGCATCTACTCCTTGTAATGACTATTGGTAACTTTAGATACTTGATATTCTGAGTACAATAGGCTAAGGTTGCCATCTAGTGGCTATTTTAAGGCTTTTCATCTATGTCAATACACCTAAACCTTAGCAATGAATACAGTGGAATCTTATGCGGCAGTTGGGTTCTACCGTCAGCACGTAAGACAAAAATCATGTAGTCAGAATTACCCTTGAAAATCCCCTAAATCGTCCATAAAGTACAGCACGAAAAAATATGTATCTTTAAACACTGGAATCAGACACAGAGCGGCAGATGCAAATAGATGATGGGAAAAAAAGTAATCCACCCAGGGACATcaaggtgaagggcaggtaaaacgGAATATAAAATGGGGGCAAAAAgtatgtacaccatcttgagctccttgaaggaaaggtagggtataaataaaatatttttacaggggtttatatatcaatcaatcaatcaatctttattaatACGGTCAAAAGACCAGCAATAAGGGGTTTATATAAGTGTCTCCAGTTTTTTATaggagaatagggggtctcctaacaactctcagcatccttaaactacagttcccaggatgctttgggggaagccatgataggTTAaggtggtatgatgctgcttcaaatgtatagagcagatggggccttaatTTCACGCAGTACTGTCACTacagggcactgtgggaaattaaaatggtggctccaGGACCTGGCTGGTGGAAATGCTGTTGCCACCAGGTTAGCCCTCCAGGGCCTGCTGACATAGGAGGGTATTCTTCCGACCAAATTCCCCAAGTCTCAATCAAGGTTGCGAGTTTCTGTGCTGCAGCTGTTACATGCTGAAGAGCACTGTTAACTCAACAGCTCACACAGACTTGAGAATCGGCTTTTAAACAGAGTTTGTTTTAGCATGAAAAATGTTTGTACTGTACTAATATCTTTATGATGTTTCGATCTTTTGTATGTTTATGCTGGTCTCCGActgtaataaatcaaatcaagaCATAAGAGGGTACCAGAGGAGACTTTGTTTGGTTTAAATACTGcagtgtagacccactgaaatgaacaagCCAAAGTCAGCCACGTCAACTTCAATAGGTCTGCCCTGAGTAGGACAAGCATTCTATTAGTCATGCAAAACGACTCATGAATTTCAGTTGTCAAtgaattcattagaaaagataataatgctgggaaaaacagaagggagtagaaaaagaggaaggccaaacaagagatggattgattccataaaggaagccacagacctgaacttacaagatctgaacagggtggttcatgacagatgctcttggaggtcgctgattcataggatcaccataagtcgtagtcgacttggaggcacataacaacaacgagtACTCAAGATGTTCTGGTGATTCTGGCAAGACAGTGTACAGGTACTGCCTGGACAAGCAATCCAAATTTTAAGTCCCCGCTGGATTGTTCATGTACTCATAGGGAACGATTCTGGGAAGACAGCCTCCAGGTATTCTCTGGGTACTCCAGCACTAAGAGTTAAGCAACAGTAGTGACTCTTTTGCTCGGTCAATCACGACAGGACCTAACAAGAAGGTCCTCCCTTTCATCTCTggagtccatagttcttctaagGGAGAGCATCCAGACCCAGCATTAAGAGGAGAAAGGGACAAAGGAAAAAGCGTCCAAGTCTGAAAAGGGCTGAAGTGCACTCCCAAACACTCCTGGGCTGATGTGTTCAGATGTAGCACAGCTTTAGATTTAGGGGCTTCATCGTCTACATATTGTAACCTTTGCCTTGCAGATTGTCATCAGGGAGGcatcttcactgtattcttttcggcgcctgcttaaaacttttttgcttAGGTAAGCTATCCAGACACATGGATGTTGATGTGCTTTAATctttttatttactgttttaattgtttttaaaaatgtttttaattacttgtttttaactgttttattggtgATTTCTAATGGGTTTTTTTGAAAACCGCTtcgaggtttttttgttttttttttacagttatgcagtatataaatgtttttttaataaagagaaaagaaaaaacgtttgggactacaactcccatgtggccatgctggctaaggctaatgggagttgtagtcccaaacacctggagggcactaggttggcgaaggctgatcCGTTACATGTGCAAAGAGCTTCACAATGACGATCTTGCCTATACACAGGATGGCAGTTCAGAGTTCTGTGCAAATAACAAATAAGCAACACATTGGGGGTTCCCTGCCTGTGAAAACAAGATCTGTCGGTTGAAGAGCCACAGCACAGCTTCACCCTTTCCAAGCATGCAAACTGGCTCTCGTCCTCGGAAAAACCTTAGCATCGAGGTGTGATGCAACTTGGATTTCACTTACTGCTGCAGCTGCGATCCCGGTAGTCTGTGCTGCAATGCCAGTGGCCTTCTTGGCGTTCTTGAACCCTTCCGTGCCGCAGGTGGACAGGGCCAAAGAGACGTTGTCGTGGGAGACAACCTGGATGTGAGTGCTGCAGATACAACAGAAAAGAGGAATGAGAGAGGAGTAGcggagaaaaaaagagagaggttaAAATCTACATGCGAGCGCCAGGGTCGCCAACAAGGCCCCCCCTGTGCACAATGGCGCTCTGAGGACTTTCCCTGGTGCCTGTGAACCTTCGGAGCTCCCTCCCTGTCCCGCTCAGGGAACTTATGGATCCTTGTACTTTTTGCAAGTGATCCCCTTAGAGAGGGCAGGGATCGCCAGGGAGCTCCTAGAACGGCGCCTGTCTACTTCTGCAGCTCCAGGGTTGGGAAGAAAGATAGTTGATCATCGCAGTCACCTTCTGGGGTCTGCGTGCCAGTGACGGATGGGGCCCAGTGGCAAACGTAGGTCGAGCAACTCATTACATttgcagccacacaaaagccagaggtttccccACCCGGCTCTCTCGACCCATGCAGACAAGAGGTATGACCACAGTGCAAGGCAGCCAGGCAGATTGAGGGtgcacagcagggatggggagtagGACAGTGGCCTGGGGAAGGTCCCAGAGGCTGTTTAGAGAGGGCCGCATttgggccctgggcctgaggcttccCACCCCCTTCTTTAAGCTGGGGAAGGGtcgtcgctcagtggtagagcacctgctttgcatgcagaaggccctaggttcaatccccagcatctccaggaaaggctgggaaagtTCCTTGCCTGAAACAACTTCCTACTTTCTCAGGTAACTGGACTGCAAAACAAACAGAAAGTTCCGAGCGAAGCCTCATCAAACCCCATCCTCTCTCTCCAACTACCCAAGGCAAGATCTGTCAGTAGTCTAGGGACAGTTCCTCCTCCATTCTCACCCTGAAGGGCTTCTCTGCCACCCCAAAAGCCAAACACCCAGACTCCCTTGGCTCCCACCTTGACCACTGCCAAGTTGACCCCCTCACTTAAGGGGAGAGATCCCTGTCCCAATGCGCACGCTCTGAGCAAGCCCAAACGCAGGTGGCAAACGCTGCCTCTTACTTGTTATACGTGGCTTTGATGTGAGCTATGGGGATCTCTTCAAATTTCTTTCCACCCCACCTCAGAGGGCTCTCTTTGCCTGGTGCCGGGGGGAAAAAGCTGAAAAGTGGGaggaaaaaaaagttaaatgGCAGAGGAGTATTTATGAGGCCGTGCAAAGTTTTAACGCGGTCAGGGCATTCAGAGGAGGACCTTTGTGTAACATGGGGAGAGTTCAAAAAAAGTCTGAACAGCAAAATGGCGAACTTTACTTGCTCCATGCTGCCAGtccttttgcttttaagatgctcAGTGCTAGGAAAGCTAAACTGAGGCGAAGcagtcatctctctccccctcccccatttcaccATCTCACCCACAGGTTGCACAAAAGCCCCTCCCCCAGAcgtgaagggccgtagctcagcgaCGGAGCATCtgcttggatgcagaaggtcccaggtttaataccCGGCATCTTCAGGAGGGGCtgggagacccctgcctgaaaccttgaagagctgctgccagtcagtgcagacaatactgagctagatgagttgagttgagtttatttattttacagtcatagacccaaattaaggaaaaaaacaacaacagtacatACAATGAtagcaaaaacaaaattaagtacATGAAAGAGAAATGCGTTTCTGTTGAGCCGCATAAACGAACTTGGCAACTTGAAAGGTAATTTCTTTAACAGAGCCAGATAGCAAATAGACAATAGAGGCTTCAGGCGATTTGTGTGCGACTTTTAACAATATATCATTaagataccgtatattccggcgtataagacgactttttaaccccggaaaatcttctccaaagtcgggggtcgtcttatacgccgggtgctgaaaaagagcgggaaaattaagtaaaaaaaaaagctgcagcagGAGTGGAAGCAGTTGCAGCCGCCGTCCAGAGAGACCGTCACGGCGAGGAAGGCAACGCAGCGAGGCTCAAGAAGTTACTGCcctgaggagggaagcctcggcagagcctgagatgaaattgactcgAAACGGCGTTACTGCcatgaggagggaagcctcggcagagcctgagacgaattgactcgaaacggccagatacaggagggagaagccacaaaaggctcccggggagaacttgggcaaacgggggggtaacggcgggagctgcagctgcaagctcccgctgggaatagagagaaccgcagccgcggtctctctgatGGCCGTTAGacgaaaaacaggaaaaattagCGA encodes the following:
- the MRPS11 gene encoding small ribosomal subunit protein uS11m encodes the protein MIPLVAIARRGFLGGGMGCGVFLSRGVQTSIQRLQGLEENSSGPAAEAVEAANKSGFSFFPPAPGKESPLRWGGKKFEEIPIAHIKATYNNTHIQVVSHDNVSLALSTCGTEGFKNAKKATGIAAQTTGIAAAAKASAKGVSHIRVVVKGLGPGRMAAIKGLTMGGLEVISITDNTPIPHNGCRPRKARRL